The window ACCGCCGGGCGCGTGGCGTCACGCCCACCGCCGTCGGCGACGAGCTGGCCCACAAGGCCGCCCCGCACCTCGACGCGCTGCTGCGGATCACGGAGACCGAGCGGGAGGCCGCCGGGGCGTTACGCACCCTCCACGTCGCCGGGCCCCCCGAGTTCCTGTGCCTGCGGGTGCTCCCCGCCCTCTCGCTCCTCGTCGGCCAGGGGCACACGCTGCGCGCCGCCCCGCAGGCCGATGCCGGGGCGACCCTCGACGGGCTCGCCGCGGGCCACCACGACCTCGTCGTCACCACGGCCCATCCCCGGGGCGGGCTCTTCAGGGCCACCGCCCTGTGCGACGAGGAGCACGTCCTGGTCGCCGCGCCCTACTGGGCCGCCCTCGTCGACCGGGACCGGCTGCGCGAGGAGGGGCCCGCCGCGCTGGACGGCATCCCGCTCGTCGAGGTCCACGAGAGCCTGCCGCTCGTCACCCGCTACTGGGCCGCCGTCTTCGACACCCTGCCCGATGCCAGGTCCCTGGCGGCCACCGTGGTCGTGCCCGACCTGCGGGCCGTACTGGAATGCGTCCGGGCCGGCGCCGGGCTCGCCGTCCTGCCCCGCTACCTGTGCCAGGACGCCCTCGACAGCGGCCGGATCGTGGCTCTGGCGGAGCCCGCCGTGCCGCCGCTGCGCACCTGGTTCCTGGTCGTACGGACCGGGAGCCTGGCCCTCGCCCACCTCGCGAGGGCGCACGACCGGCTGCTGGATGCCGCCGTGCACTGGTGAGCCCGCCCCTTTTCCGGCCCGTGGCGCGTTTCAGAAGCGGAGTGGCGGGCCACTCTTCTCCCATGACCGAACGTCCCGTGGTCAAACGCACCGCCCGCGCGATCCTGCTCGACGGTGACGACCTGATCCTCATCAAACGCACCAAGCCCGGCGTCGATCCGTACTGGCTCACCCCCGGCGGGGGAGTGGAGCCCTCGGACACCACTGTCGTCGACGCCCTTCACCGGGAGGTCCACGAAGAACTCGGCGCGAAGATCACCGATGTGGTGCCCTGCTTCGTCGATACCGTCGAGCACATCGCCGACGGAGGGGTGACGGGCGTGAAGGTGCAGCACTTCTTCGTCTGCCGCCTCGAATCGATGGACCCGAGCCTGCGGCACGGCCCCGAAATCGATGAGCCCGAGGGCGAGTACGAAATCGTCCGCGTGCCCTTCAGCCGGGTGGGCATCGCCGCCGTCCATCTCGTCCCGCTGTCCCTACGGCATTACCTCGACGGCAACATCGAGGGTGTGCGTGCCATGCACGCTCCCGACCTGGGCTGAGGCGCGGCTGAGACCGGCGGGCTGCCCGTCCGGTCTCAGCCGGCGATGCCCGCCAGCTCCTCCACCGCGTCGTGCCGGATCCGCTCACCGGGGATACCGATCCGAAGGAGCTCGTCCACCCCGTTGCGGATCATCGCGGGCGGCCCGGAGATGAAGGCGTCGTACGAGCGCCAGGGCCCGTGCTCGCCCACCGCGTGCGGCAGCTGCCCGGCGAGCCCGTCGCCGACCACCGGGCGCACCGACAGCCACGGGTGCGAGCGCTGGAGCCCCAGCAGCGTGTCCTTGTCGTACAGGTCGCTGTCGCTGCGGGCCCCGAAGAAGACCTCCACCGGACGCCGCTCACCGTGCTCGGCCACGTCCTCGATCAGCGCCTTGATGGGGGCGATACCGGTGCCCCCGCCCAGGCAGAGCATGCCGTTGTCCGTGGTGTGGTCCACCACCATCGACCCGGCCGGCGGTCCCAGGCGCAGTACGTCCCCCGGGCGGGCGTGGCGCACCAGCGCGTTGGAGACCCATCCCGCGGGGACCGCCTTGACGTGGAAGGACAGCAGTCCGTCGGCGCGCGGCGCCGAGGCGAAGGAGTAGTGCCGCCACACCCTCGGCCACCACGGGGTCTCCAGGCTCGCGTACTGGCCGGCCAGGAAGGCGTAGGGCTGGTCGGGGC is drawn from Streptomyces sp. NBC_01232 and contains these coding sequences:
- a CDS encoding NUDIX hydrolase, translating into MTERPVVKRTARAILLDGDDLILIKRTKPGVDPYWLTPGGGVEPSDTTVVDALHREVHEELGAKITDVVPCFVDTVEHIADGGVTGVKVQHFFVCRLESMDPSLRHGPEIDEPEGEYEIVRVPFSRVGIAAVHLVPLSLRHYLDGNIEGVRAMHAPDLG
- a CDS encoding LysR family transcriptional regulator produces the protein MDLTLLRTFVAVHRAGSFTRAATLLGLSQPAVTSQIRTLERQLGRPLFHRRARGVTPTAVGDELAHKAAPHLDALLRITETEREAAGALRTLHVAGPPEFLCLRVLPALSLLVGQGHTLRAAPQADAGATLDGLAAGHHDLVVTTAHPRGGLFRATALCDEEHVLVAAPYWAALVDRDRLREEGPAALDGIPLVEVHESLPLVTRYWAAVFDTLPDARSLAATVVVPDLRAVLECVRAGAGLAVLPRYLCQDALDSGRIVALAEPAVPPLRTWFLVVRTGSLALAHLARAHDRLLDAAVHW
- a CDS encoding globin domain-containing protein; amino-acid sequence: MLEARHRMDAPPTRSARREPARISGEGGAIEPSPDAVLIRRTLTEIAPVADRVTSYFYALVFSGHPEVRGMFPAAMDTQRDRLLKALLTAAEHIDNPAVLVPYLRRLGTGHRKYGTMAGHYPAVGEALVGALARYAENSWGPETQAAWVRAYTAISQVMIDAAAEDEVKAPAWWHAEVVSHDLRTPDIAVLTVRPDQPYAFLAGQYASLETPWWPRVWRHYSFASAPRADGLLSFHVKAVPAGWVSNALVRHARPGDVLRLGPPAGSMVVDHTTDNGMLCLGGGTGIAPIKALIEDVAEHGERRPVEVFFGARSDSDLYDKDTLLGLQRSHPWLSVRPVVGDGLAGQLPHAVGEHGPWRSYDAFISGPPAMIRNGVDELLRIGIPGERIRHDAVEELAGIAG